The DNA segment ctgggccgagcgcgcggcacggcgggccggcacggcacggcccggctgagacgggccggcacggcacggcccggcccacgggcggcacgggcacggcacggcccggcacggcccggctcaggcacggttggcccaggaggcacggccgggccgggccggcacggcacgcggcggcccatcacggcacggccggcccatcacggcacggtcggcccggcacggcacggcccaccgtgccggctcggcacgcggcggcccacggcacggccgggccggcacggcacggcacggcccaccgcgggggggcacggcccggccggcacgtggggcacgatgggccggcgggggcacgcgggttaacgggttaaacgggccgggaacggcccgtttaacccgttaacccgatatttttgaattttatagccgttttgtgaccgtttgagctccaaaaaattcgaaaaaaattgcaaaaatcaccatttttcacctataaatagaggagcaccttgcccttccattccacaccagcaacaccattttctctcttgtttcctcctctcattcttgtctcaaagttcgtgagaattagcgataatttggcaaaattagtttgaattattgcaaaaaaatccgagcaattccaaaatcgtcatcctgctgatttgctatcttgaagttgaagaaatcttggtgatttttttgcatcgttgttgagtcttattttattattagttttattatttgattatttctaactctgaatatttgcaatttttgtagtgtcattcgacattgatcatggatgccggtgatcatgatacatccatagatcatgatttttttctccaaggactcacaggggactacggcccctttgatactagtgctgcaggtgatgatggacccgacggtgaacctccggttggttcacatccagatccaggtgatgcagcaggagtaccatcgtcaggctctacaagtgcgcacacattagcaagcagcgggtctaaaagatcaagagccggtacttccgatgtttggcaagactttgaaaggatctacaaagagaaagatggggtaagtgtcaggtatgctaagtgttatatttgtaaaaatgaattatctgcaaagccctcgggtggaacggggcacttgaagaggcacgccataagttgcaagcgaaagagtggagcagccatgaagcagacggtgttgcagtacaaccccgacggctctgttcatcattgggagtacgactctgccaatgctcgaaaagagctatgtcgcttcattgcaagagcggatctaccactcaatatcggtgagtctgctgcatttgaagattacattaagcaagctcataatcctaggttcacgcatgtttctagacagacaactagtagggatatggtaaaatactacaatacgtgtcgtagcaaacttaaagaaatgttgcaaacatgtacattttcagttgctttgacctcggacatatgggcaggtagggctagagaggattatcttagtgtggttgctcattttgttaataatgattgggaattagaaaagagaataataggttttcgcttgattgacaacgcgcataccggtgaaaatattgctgaaaaaatatctcaagtagttgcagactttggcctcacgaataaaatattttctatcactttagataatgccggtgcaaattctagagcaatggatattcttactccgttgtttagtacctatgctgaatctttcttgttacatcaacgttgtgcttgtcatattatcaatcttatagtaaaatccggtttgaagaggttatcgcgatacttagaagattttcgtactgcaatatcttttgtgaactcctctaaccaacgaattgcagcatataaacagtattgtgttgcaatgggtgtgcgtccacgtaagtttgctctggacatgccggtgagatggaactctactttcttgatgcttaaaaatttgataccatataagagcacatttggtgtgtttattcatacacattaccatcagcatgggggtcaaactttactcacggaagcgcattggtatgttgctgaaaggatactggagtttcttgaatttttttatgattcaactgtgagtttatcaggagtttattatccaacatcttgtttagtagtgcataatattgttgaaattgctactcatttaaacaactatgaaaatgacaatcttttaagagattgtgtagttcctatgaaatctaaattcttaaagtattggaaagaaattcctttgttatacgcttttgcctttattttagatcctagagctaaaattgcagctttctgtagagttctcgcaattctaggtgatgctcttggccatgattattctaattattatactaatgttcgttctaagttattcgaagtttatagtaaatatgaaacaaagtatggcggagttcgcctgcaacgacctccactagcacccacaacaagtaagaagacgacaacgtggggaaaaatatttggtgcaggttcttcatcaagaagttcagactcttcgtcacgatcgtctacgggcaccggaattccaacatccggaggggagctaactaccttcatcgacagtgacgttatcagccacgaacaagaaaacttcaacatactgcaatggtggcatgagcacaagacgaattatccagttctttcactgttagcgcgagatttgttaacggttcctgtatctacagtttcttctgaggctgccttcagtcttacaggaaggataatcgaagagagaagaacaaatctgtcaagtgagatggttgaaatactcaccatagtaaaggattgggaacaagctgaagcacgaatgcaacacactgcagaaaatactgagcttgaagaatcattccaaaatttgtatctagatgctgatgagaacatgtaattttaaattttctgagctaggttgtactcttttttcctttgctagaaaggtttttaatgaggcaacctatcaataaagctcatttttagaattaatcatgtgcccctattatttctaagtttttttattcatgttttttgtttatttttttaaaataccccccgcggccccacccccacctacctctcctctcatacctataaataccatctactccatctcaaactccaccctgcccacccatctctcttttcctatttgctagccaagtagccagtattcacttcacatcaagaaactaattccatatttcaattcatggatcaaggcgCCGAGAACTCAGGTGTATGGTCtcaagtgtggcaacattttgaaaaggtcttcaaagaaattaacggggaacaggtaagatttgctaagtgtaatatatgcagtatagaaataggtgccagatcttcacatggaacgggacacttgaggaagcatatgaaaaattgcaagcaaaattctggggtttctaatgaaaccatgtaattttcggagcataatcattggttgtactcttttttccttctagtagaaaggtttttaacgaggcaaccaatcaataaagatgttatgtatttattttccatattttttattgtttttttgattttttagctattatttttgatttttttcctatttttttgagtgctgacgggcccaacgtgcctccaccgtgccggccgggcccgtcgtgccttcccgtgccggccgggcccgtcgtgccttcccgtgccgacctggcccgtcgtgcctccaccgtgccgatcgggcccgtcgtgccaaacgggcctatcgtgcctccaccgtgccgaacgggcccatcgtgccgaacgggcccatcgtgccggccgggcccatcgtgccgaccgtgccgtgggccggcccggcacggcacggtgacagttgggccgtgccgtgggccgacggctcggcacgcgggccggcacggcacggcccgtaacagtaaatgggccaatcgggccgtgccgatttcgggccgtgccgagatgggcccgtgccgggccggcccgattggcccatttggccatctttacaCATGGGTATGGGCGGTGAGGTGGCTGGCTGAGGTGGACGTTGACTTGGCACTGACGCTGACTGGATAAGAGCATTTAAATCTAGGGCAAACGATCTAGATTGGATGGCTGCGATTTAAAACGCGTAGGGGGTATCTGTGCTTCTAATCTCAACCGCACGCGATACATCGGACGACCGATGACAAAAGGGGAAAACGGGCAACCGGTGGCAGCGGGAACATGGTGGCGGCGTCTCGGACTTTCACTGGAAAATAGCGAAAACCTCGTTGTTGGGCACGATTCACGACGACGAGTGGCTGGGGAGGAAGAGGGGCAAACGATGAACCTGTTTTAGCGCATACCTTTAGCGGCGgagcacgggaaggtggtcgacAGGGGTGAAAGCGATGGAGGCGCTCAGGTTGACGACGGGGAGGCGCTCCAATGGCCGAAAGGCGGCGGGAAGGAGCCAACGACCTTTCTCTTGAGCCTGCGAAGCTGGCGAACCCGTCGGCAAGGGCGGAGCAGCAGCAAAGCGGCAGCGACACGAGCTCGGGGAGGGTGCGGCAATGGCGTTGGGCAGCGGCGGCTAGGGCTGCAGAACAGATGGAAAATGGAGGGGGAAATCGTGCACATATATAGAGGGAGAACGGATAAACGCGTGGAGGACGGATTCGGTTGGAGTTTGGTTTGGATTCGGGTTCAGGGCGACGGCGCTCGAGCTCGAATCGGACTCAGTCGACGCGGCACGGCAAAGGAGACGGTGCTAACAAGTGGGCCTGGTGAAACGGCGTCACAGGAGGCTACATGacaacccccatatatatacagagtcaAGGGACCCTGTGGAGGAAAAAAGAGACACAAGCCCATTGCACAACCCTATATAAGCCACAAGTGCACTGCAAGCCTCGAGTCTTTTGTACACACGATCTACATTAACATCTTGCCAAAACTACCCTCAAGGAGccatcgactaggtttagatcccatctaggctagccaagatcTCCCCTCCCCACCCTCCTCTTGCACTctgtctcgaagatcaatacaagacgaTAGGATGTAAGACTATTATCCTTtaggaggtctgaacctgtataaatctatGTATTTTGACGTATAATTCGGCTAGAGGGAGTATCCCTTATTTTATTTACGTATTCGTAAGATAGGGCGTAGCTCATATTTCGTTCTGGATCCACCGTTATCCATAACTTGTCTGGGATTTAATCCTTGAGGTAAATGCACCTAAGAATAAATCACAAATAGTAGGATGAGCACTTGCGCCAAGCAAAGCTCGAACATAGGCAGGCTCAAAGGCTCACCTGGTATTCTTGCCAAACAAGCTCTGTCTCGTTATCTAGCACAAGATCTTGAGCTTATAGATGTGGGTTTCACCCCCAACTTTAGTAGTACCCACAACTTATAGAGGTGGGTTGTTTTGTGGAAGAACTAGATGAAGTTAGACTAGCTAAATGTTTATGTATtagaacaaaaataaaaatattagataCGGTAACATCAAGTATAAATTTAAGGTATGATGatatctatgcaacatgaaAGTACCGTCGAACAAATACATGATAGTGATGTCATAGTTTGATTTAACATAGGATAAAAAagagattatccgctaatttctcttctaatttctttatttatatatttttattagtaaaactgATCTTATATTCATAGCCGATAAATATGCGAAAGGTTAGATGATGAGAGTGAATAAGTTATTCAAATTTTAAGAGTTTTATTAGATAGTAGAAGATTAGAGAAAGATATAAAAATatcaactcatattttatatagtaaagaTTATAAGGAAAAAAGGTAAGCTTAGAAGAATCTAATAGACCTAACCTAACTAATAGGATGCATGTTTTGCAAACAATCACAGAGAGATCATGTGGTAAATCTGATACGAAATAAAGATCAAAACAGTAGCGTAGCAAGCGGATGGTTGGGTCTTCACTTTGCCGTGACTCCATTGAGGCACAACAGCAGCAAAGCACGACTATGATGAAAGATAAGCTTGGGAAAGGTGATATATACGAGTGACATCGCGCGTAGAATCACAGCATTAGATGCAGGAGGTACGACTGAGGAACAGTTTGGAGCACAATAAAGTCACATAAAACGATTTAGTTCTCACGAGAATGTGAAGCCACACCCCCAATACAGCTTTGCTAGTTTTCAATACATAGTGCCCCATATCAAATAGGTCATTCATGCGGTCTCACAAATCTTTTTTTGCTGTACTGTTTAATTGAACCAATGCAAGTTTGTGAATATGCAGAGTTCATTAGGCAACCACACGCAAATGCGGATACAACGAGCAAACAAGTTCGCATAAATTGCAACAAGAGCGGTGAATGCCCAGTGAAACAGTTTTGACAAAGAAAAACCACAAAGAAGTTACAGAAAATACAAGACTTGTAATGCTAAGTGTAGACCTTTTCCGGTCACTAGTTAAATACCACAAAAAAATGGTCATGTGATAAACTAGGAACAAACCCAACAAAAAGCTTATGAAGACCATCAAAAGCACTCATGACTATGCTGTAGTATCAAGACAATCCAGAGGTAATAATACTGTGTCACCACTTCGAACAAACAGTTAATCATAGCTGGCATTCAGAAACTTCAATAGCTCATTGCGCTTACTCTCTGCCGCCTTATCTTCCTTTGATTTCTCAAGCTTCATCATTATCTACACATTAAAACGAACAACTTATTTGATTTTCATTGTATTTGTAAGAGAAGCAACACATTCTGTTTTCTCAGAATCACAAATTGAATGAATTAGTCCAGGATCACTACTTACAGTCCAAATTAGAtcggaaataatttttttatttcaatagaTACTACTTCACTTAGCACAACACCACAACTCAAAAAATGCACATGAGAATAGTTAAACATTTTTCCTCACCTTTTTACCAGAGATTGCACTCCTTTGAACACcttcctccttttccttttcgcGCCCAAGGAACTAATTGACAAAAATAAAGGGTGTTTCAAAATGGTAAACACAACAGGTAATTAAGATGCAAAGCAAAATATCTTGTACCTTGGAGAGCTGGACAGGACCATCAGCACGCGCAGTCTCTTCCTTCTGTATAGAGCTCCCGCATTGAAGAGAATAGAACCAACCAACCAACGAACAAAACAACCAACAAGCCAATCCACCATGTTGTCACCCGTTCACGAACCCCAGCTCCAATGTCAAAGAGCCAACCCAGAAACATGCACAAAGAAATATAAGGATCTCTTGTGTCGAAATATAAACAAAAATACATACTTCTATCACCAACACTTGTTGATTTCAAGATCATAATTATTGCATGTGATAACATTCTAATTTACCAAAATGTTAAGCCATATAAAAGAAAAGTAGTTTCTGAATAAATATGAAATTCACCTCTTTATGTTTACTCTTGTCTCGTTTATGATGTCTATCCTTGCTTCGCACCCTCTCCCTAGACTGTCACATAAGGAAATACAATGGGAGCCCAAATGCATACGAGGTGAATGCCGACAAAAACTAAAATAACACATCAGACATGCACAAATTCTAGTGGCAGTACCTTTCTTGATCTGCTCCTCTTCTTATGCTTACTTGATCTGCCAGATGCCTCACGGTCACTGTCATAAGAGCTTGTGCTACTAAAAAAAGAATCAGATATTCAATATGACAATACCAGGGAGAACCTCGCAAGATTATAAGTTTTGCATACAGAAGATAATTTTCTTGATTGTAGTCGGAAAAACCAGGATAGCTATAACAATAGTTCATTTAGAAAAGAACAGGATATTGATTGGTCACAAATTAATAGGTGTGTTCACCCAATGAGTCAACGACCGCAGTCACTCTTAAccacaatctcccaaaaaattTGAACTCCTCCAGCTAATCAACAAACCATCATTAGGGACACGAATGCCTCAGTTGCTTTATCTGATCTATTTCAAATGCACTGTTGCATGCACTAAAAGAACTACAGAAAACACGAAATTTCAGGTGCGGTTAGTTATGTACACACCAAAATCCCAGGTTATTGCCCAACCTAAAGTCACACCTTGCGCAGCATCTCCAACCAgaccataaaaaaaatcctgaCTAAGGAAGAGCTCCAAATCTCCATTCCCTTAATCCCAATATGTGCATCAAGACGAGGTAACACATGAACGATGCGCAGAATCCAAACACCAATACTAATCCACAAATCATTGGTTTTTTTCGACCCACAAAATTTATCCCGCTCCTTTCCCCTCCTACAATCTCTACATCATGGGGAACCATATCTCCCAGATCACGAAGTCCTTTAACCCTAGATCCAGAAACCTGGAGAGGCAGTGGGGGATCACCTGTAGCTGTCGCCGTCGGACGGGGACCGCCGCCGCTCCTTCCGGCGCCGCTTGTGGCGGGACCTCCGGTCCTTGCGCGCCTTCAGCgcggacgaggacgaggaggattCCTTGCGGTGgcgtcggtggcggcggcgccgttCGCTccccgaggaggaggccgatccggaggaggaggagtccgTGCTGTCGGTgtaggacgaggaggaggcgggggaCCGCGCCATGgctcccggcggcggcggcgctcgagGGATTGATGCGACGAGGTAGCGCCGCGCGATCCGTGTCGGCCGGAAGACGTGTCGGGCCGCTCCACTAGGGCTTCGCTTGAGCTTATGGGCTGGTCCGGTCACGTGACGCACGTGCACCACGATGGGTCCCAGGAACGATGACCCAGATCTACCAAGCTTTCCCTCAAGGACTATCGGAATAGGCCTAGTTGCCATGGATGGGCCATGATGAGCCGGGTATTAGGCCCATCTTAGTGGGCTGAAGTGTTGCCGTCTGGCCCAGGACTGAAACCATTCGAGTTTTTTATTATATGTTTCTTAAAtcgaaaaattgtaaaaatagctGTGTGTTTTGAAAAACCGTAAATCTAGGCTCACGTCGCCCTTCAACATGTGAcagttaaaaattaaaatacagTATTTTAATACtcccaaaattcaaaacactatcaaaacagtcattaaaaaaattctaaaatggTGTATAACATACTATAATCTGGTTCTCATTGTACAGATTACTTGTATTTTTGAACTCAAATGATtacttgtatttttttctctcattgTACAGAACATAtttttgtctgaaattttttaaaGAGTAACATCATAGTATACTCATCACCAAAAATTTTCAGAATTTTCTTGACTGTTTTgatatgttttgaattttgagtgtCATGGAatgtatcattttttatttttaaacgtGACCGTTGGCGATAAGGAAAGGTgtatgatttttcaaaatagatgctcattatttaattttttatttaagaaatataaaaataaaaaattacaaccaTTCTTCTTTGTTGGAGCTCCGATTGGAGTAGCCCAACTACTCTAGAGTTCGGTAGGGATGGTAGTTATACCTGTGGGTTCGAGTTCTAAATCCCGTATACGGGTCTGGCAGGTCAGGTACCTAATTGTCAGACTCGATCAAATTACACCTGGCTTACATCAACAATTAAATTGATTAAAATGGGAGTAATCCTAGCCGTCtcgatatatgctcaacaaaacATAAGATCATAATATATATCATTTACAACATACTTTAATCACAAGATATAAACAGGTGTaaaagttttaacttttattacagACCTTGTTCACAAGTGCAGTTTCTATTTACTAGCAGAGTTTTCGAACGCCGTGAAAAGATATTGATAAAACAAACGGCTAGTGGCACCATTGCCTATAAGATACCACTGGGACTAGTTCAGACATTCGATTTCTACTTCAGACCAACTCTAGCATCAGCGGGATAAAAGTATTCGTAAACTAGTTCGTcgttacctgcatcaacttaagagcAGCACTCCGAgtcgaaggtactcgcaagacttacacaatataggtaTATATTATCCCATCTACAAAGATAATGCATTGAGTTGAGTAGCAAGGAAATGACCACAAAGTTCAGTTGACTCACTGAAAAAGCAATTTAACCAATGTAATGACACGAACTAGCATTGACCGACCATAAACATAAACTTCAATAAAGTAAACTTGCTCAACGTAAATAAATACCAGTACATGCTTCTTCCATAAGCCCACAT comes from the Phragmites australis chromosome 22, lpPhrAust1.1, whole genome shotgun sequence genome and includes:
- the LOC133905130 gene encoding uncharacterized protein LOC133905130, which translates into the protein MARSPASSSSYTDSTDSSSSGSASSSGSERRRRHRRHRKESSSSSSALKARKDRRSRHKRRRKERRRSPSDGDSYSSTSSYDSDREASGRSSKHKKRSRSRKSRERVRSKDRHHKRDKSKHKEKEETARADGPVQLSKFLGREKEKEEGVQRSAISGKKIMMKLEKSKEDKAAESKRNELLKFLNASYD